A genomic stretch from Myxocyprinus asiaticus isolate MX2 ecotype Aquarium Trade chromosome 24, UBuf_Myxa_2, whole genome shotgun sequence includes:
- the LOC127414445 gene encoding Golgi membrane protein 1-like: protein MMGALGNGRRGGRSPSLLVAALIACILLLGFNYWVSNSRNIKLQSKLLEMEGHMRLLAADRDREQQSKIKAEEETRRQNQQLDLIENTYHAQQEGALNAWKQEKENLKLNISISTKTVQGMKNHMKSLMEDLSKMQSELKSCKSNFDILNKKATKDLTQCDKQIVAMQEECSQKIAAARLENPKKPEKEHLPETPQNPTGSKTQKASDSKAKSVVLPTNHANKSAGEPSNIKSNVNSHPKNDARLQNNETVVGKDKKDAVILKKSPMPISKPTIKNETVNKPANEEVLNAVKDIKGESLKAAGGEEDADTLLDQAGILETKEDDIGFGIGDGNEGDAGIAVRREEDGRIGEGKDEDAIMYDNEGEIEKQLSKIKDENPGGGQDMEDDFANYNGDNNNQPESEDDKQAELVGM, encoded by the exons ATGATGGGTGCGCTGGGGAACGGTCGACGCGGAGGTCGCTCTCCATCTTTGCTGGTGGCCGCACTAATCGCCTGCATCCTCCTGCTCGGATTCAACTATTGGGTCTCAAACTCCAGAAACATCAAGCTGCAG AGTAAGCTATTGGAGATGGAGGGTCACATGAGGCTGTTGGctgcagacagagacagagagcagcAGAGCAAGATAAAGGCAGAGGAGGAGACACGCAGGCAAAACCAACAGCTGGATTTAATAGAGAACACATACCATGCACAGCAAGAGGGTGCACTCAATGCATGGAAACAGGAAAAG GAGAATCTAAAACTCAACATTTCCATCAGTACTAAAACAGTGCAGGGCATGAAGA ATCATATGAAGTCATTAATGGAGGATCTAAGTAAGATGCAGAGTGAGCTGAAGTCCTGTAAAAGTAACTTTGACATCCTCAATAAAAAAGCCACCAAAGACCT GACTCAGTGCGACAAACAAATTGTGGCCATGCAAGAGGAATGCAGTCAGAAAATTGCAGCTGCCAGACTGGAAAATCCAAAAAAGCCTGAAAAGGAACATCTTCCTGAAACTCCACAG AATCCTACTGGCTCAAAGACACAGAAAGCCTCCGATTCAAAAGCCAAATCTGTGGTTCTTCCCACAAACCATGCGAATAAAAGTGCTGGAGAACCATCAAACATTAAGTCCAACGTGAATTCACATCCCAAAAACGATGCTCGGCTCCAAAACAATGAGACTGTAGTGGGGAAAGACAAGAAAG ATgctgtgattttaaaaaaatctccCATGCCTATCTCCAAACCAACCATTAAGAATGAGACTGTCAACAAACCAGCCAATGAAGAAGTTTTAAATGCGGTGAAAGACATTAAAGGAGAATCCTTAAAGGCAGCAGGTGGGGAAGAGGATGCAGATACTCTGCTGGATCAAGCAGGAATTTTGGAAACCAAGGAAGATGACATTGGATTTGGAATTGGGGACGGGAATGAGGGAGACGCTGGAATAGCAGTGAGGAGGGAGGAAGACGGCAGAATTGGGGAGGGGAAAGATGAAGACGCCATTATGTATGACAACGAGGGCGAGATAGAGAAACAGCTCTCTAAGATTAAAG ATGAAAATCCAGGTGGCGGACAGGATATGGAGGATGATTTTGCTAATTATAACGGTGATAACAATAACCAGCCGGAGTCTGAGGATGACAAACAAGCCGAGCTCGTAGGGATGTAA